From Strigops habroptila isolate Jane chromosome 10, bStrHab1.2.pri, whole genome shotgun sequence, one genomic window encodes:
- the AGT gene encoding angiotensinogen, translating into MNLVAELLCLLVCLTTLTCDRVYVHPFNLFSFNKSTCEELESLVPEGKKSFVPVSIESQTTPAYEDDLNKDKVEAPSHSSQGQQALSYVKDFVHILGARFYSTLQEARRGQNLLVSPTSIYGSLVSFYLGASNQTAADLQGLLGFVPPSGDPDCISRVFGKEVFSSLKMIENLVKSREKELQFSKVLCLFSAPGMPLSQLFVQDLLPSADALYARAVDFTNPSEAAKQINAFMEAKSKGQSKCLLTDVDPSADLLFAVDVCLAVNVKQVSQLKEAQEFWVDSNTKVMVPMLSFTGTFNYKTDASGTFSVVEVPISKTILLVLLQPINDSDVESELPLQSLAWLQQLSPRKIKVTLPELTIEDSSDLQELLANMELPTLLGKGANLSRISDATLTVGKVINKAFFKLSGGGTDQPEDPTAQKEDAVFLDVTLNKPFLFAVFEEKTRAMLFLGRVTNPLHGV; encoded by the exons ATGAACCTGGTAGCAGAACTTCTCTGTCTGTTGGTGTGCCTCACCACTCTGACTTGTGACCGGGTCTATGTCCACCctttcaatttgttttctttcaacaaGAGTACCTGTGAGGAGCTGGAAAGCCTGGTcccagagggaaagaaaagctttgtacCTGTCTCCATTGAGTCCCAAACCACACCTGCCTACGAAGATGACCTGAACAAGGACAAGGTGGAGGCCCCGAGCCACAGCAGCCAGGGGCAGCAGGCACTGAGCTACGTGAAGGACTTTGTGCACATCCTGGGTGCGCGGTTTTACAGCACGCTGCAGGAAGCGCGGCGGGGCCAAAACCTGCTCGTGTCCCCAACTAGCATTTACGGCTCCTTGGTGTCTTTCTACCTGGGTGCCTCAAACCAGACGGCAGCTGATTTGCAGGGTTTGCTGGGATTTGTTCCCCCCTCCGGAGATCCTGACTGCATCTCCAGGGTGTTCGGAAAGGaagtcttttccagcctgaagATGATTGAAAACCTTGTcaagagcagggagaaggagctgcagTTTTCCAAGGTGCTCTGCCTGTTCTCTGCCCCTGGCATGCCTCTATCCCAGCTGTTTGTGCAGGACTTGCTCCCTTCTGCTGATGCTCTCTATGCCCGAGCTGTTGACTTTACAAACCCAAGTGAggcagcaaagcaaataaatgccTTCATGGAGGCCAAAAGCAAGGGCCAAAGCAAGTGCCTACTGACAGATGTCGATCCATCTGCTGACCTGCTGTTTGCAGTGGATGTCTGCTTGGCAG tgaacGTTAAGCAAGTTTCCCAGCTCAAAGAGGCTCAGGAGTTCTGGGTGGATTCAAACACGAAAGTCATGGTCCCTATGCTGTCATTCACGGGGACATTCAACTACAAAACTGATGCCAGTGGGACTTTTTCTGTGGTGGAAGTGCCCATCAGCAAGACCAtactgctggtgctgctgcagcccatcaACGACAGCGACGTGGAGTCCGAGCTGCCATTGCAGTCCTTggcctggctccagcagctctccccaAG aaaaattaaagtaacaCTGCCAGAGTTAACAATAGAAGACAGCTCCGATCTACAGGAGCTTCTTGCAAATATGGAACTGCCTacactgctggggaagggggcaAATCTCAGTAGAATAAGTGATGCCACTCTAACAGTTGGAAAG GTAATAAATAAAGCCTTTTTCAAACTGAGCGGTGGTGGAACAGATCAGCCAGAGGACCCCACAGCACAGAAGGAAGATGCAGTGTTCCTGGACGTAACGCTGAACAAGCCGttcctttttgctgtttttgaAGAGAAGACAAGGGCAATGCTTTTCCTTGGCAGAGTAACAAACCCTCTGCATGGGGTTTAA